The following are from one region of the Pseudodesulfovibrio piezophilus C1TLV30 genome:
- a CDS encoding tyrosine-type recombinase/integrase yields the protein MCPLPDPSKLSIEIPQVDNVKTEDLSADQLKALLKAIDVDSNIDVARMMKLAVYTGMWRGELFRLKWKDLDFERGFILLDDPKGGVSQKIPMMKAARELLESHSRTKSPYVFPSQNGGQRKDVRGPIKRIKERANLPKDFRPLHGLRHVYASMLASSGKVDMSTLQKLLTHKSPQMTQRYAHLHDDALKKAANVAEDIITDAMKDDAEKEIIQLSKHR from the coding sequence CTGTGCCCGCTGCCTGATCCATCCAAACTTAGCATTGAGATTCCCCAGGTAGACAACGTCAAGACAGAGGATTTATCTGCTGACCAGCTCAAGGCACTCCTCAAGGCTATCGATGTAGACTCCAATATCGACGTCGCAAGAATGATGAAGCTGGCTGTGTACACAGGCATGTGGCGTGGCGAGTTGTTTCGTCTCAAATGGAAAGACCTGGACTTTGAGCGCGGTTTTATTCTGCTGGACGATCCTAAGGGTGGTGTGTCGCAAAAGATCCCGATGATGAAAGCTGCAAGGGAACTGCTTGAGTCCCACAGTCGAACGAAGAGCCCCTATGTATTCCCTAGCCAAAACGGTGGGCAGCGCAAGGATGTCCGTGGTCCTATCAAGCGCATCAAAGAACGGGCAAATCTTCCGAAGGATTTCCGCCCTCTGCACGGCTTGCGTCATGTTTACGCATCCATGCTCGCCAGTTCCGGCAAGGTGGACATGTCCACGCTTCAGAAGCTCTTGACGCATAAGAGCCCGCAGATGACGCAACGATATGCGCACCTGCATGATGATGCCTTGAAGAAAGCCGCGAATGTGGCTGAGGATATTATTACGGATGCCATGAAGGATGATGCAGAGAAAGAAATTATCCAGCTTTCCAAACACCGCTAA